A segment of the Lycium ferocissimum isolate CSIRO_LF1 chromosome 10, AGI_CSIRO_Lferr_CH_V1, whole genome shotgun sequence genome:
AGTAGAAACACACTCCAGGACCCAAGTGGTATATTTTGTAGGAAAGCCAAGTTCCTCCATGACCTGTTTTAGATACACCCATTCTATGGAGTCATATGCCTCTTGTAGATCTATTTTAATCATGCGCCTAGGAGAAACATGCTTTCTATTGTAACCTTGAACTAACTCATGAGCTAGTACAATATTGTCCCCCAGTTTTCTACCAGGAATGAACCCAGCCTGAGCCTCACAGATTATAGTACTCATCACTTTTTGCATCCTATTACCAGAATCTTAGATATCAACTTGTACATAACAATGCAGTAAGCAATAAGTTTGTACTCTCTTATAGTAGTAGGGTGCTTAGTTTTAGGGATTAAGGTAATAAAGGTGCAATTAATAGGTTTGTACATTGTACCTTGGTTGAAGAAATCTAGAACAACTTCCATTACATCTTGTTTCACAGTGTTCCAGGATTTTTTAAAGAGGACTGCATTGTAACCATCAATTCCTGGAGCTTTGTCATCTCTAATAGCCTTCAGACTTCTATATAATTTCGGCTTAAAATCGATGTGTGTCGTCAACGCATAAGTCTTTGTCGTTGAGACAAAANNNNNNNNNNNNNNNNNNNNNNNNNNNNNNNNNNNNNNNNNNNNNNNNNNNNNNNNNNNNNNNNNNNNNNNNNNNNNNNNNNNNNNNNNNNNNNNNNNNNGTGATTGGGATCAAAATCAACTACGAGTAACGGATATTCGACGACAAATACGCGCGTTTCAAATAGCGACGAAATCAGGTTTTCCGTGAAAGAACAAAACACATTGAGATAGACCTTCATTTTATCAGGGAAAAAATTCAACAAGGACTTGTGAAAACTGAGTACATCAATACAACAAACCAACCAGCAGATATACTTACCAAGGGCTTAAATAGACTACAACATCAGCACTTATGTTCCAAGATAGGACCCCTCAATATATTCACAGTTCCTAGCTTGAGGGGGTGTGTTGAACAGAACAAAGAAGAAAGATCAGGGGTCAAAGTGTAAATTTTGGAAATCAGGAAGTTAGTTATTAACTCTTCCTAAAGTTAGTTAAGGAGGCCATTAGGTTCACAGATTAGTGAACTGAATATAGGTTAGATTAGAGGGATTAGTTAGTGATTTAatcttctatatatatacatcaacatGTATTGTATATGATAACTTCATCATATTATATCAATGAAAGAAGATAAAATCCTCTCTCAAAAACTACGTTCTTCCTTCTATTCTTGTGTTCTTCAATATTGAAtattattcttttcttcattcttcctaAATCACAAACTTCTTCATAttactattaatattatataaatTGTGAGAAACATAACCAAATCAAAACCTAATGAAAAATGATGCGGATAGCCAAGAGTAGCTTATCGAGGTTTGCTCCACAAGCACAGTTTAATTTAGGCCAAAGAGAAATCAAAAATTGTGCATATAAAGAAGGTAAGTGAGAAAGGAAGGGACAATAGTAGCAGAAGCCTAGAAGGTGATGGAATTAGATGATCAAAAAGGCGTTCAATAAGTTGGATTAAATAAAAAGCAGTACACGTGTATGCATAAACTTCAAAATTACATATTTGCCCTTGTTCGTCCTTGTTGGTCCTTCCCAACTCTCATTTCTATATAATAGGGATATTTCAAGGTGCAAGTCACACACTATAGCGCCAGCAAGAAGGGCCAAATTCCACCTGCTATATTGTGGAATGTAGATAGCCAAATCCGATCGGGCAAAGCGTGAGTTCTTCCAAGAACTTTCTTCGTCA
Coding sequences within it:
- the LOC132034634 gene encoding secreted RxLR effector protein 78-like; its protein translation is MQKVMSTIICEAQAGFIPGRKLGDNIVLAHELVQGYNRKHVSPRRMIKIDLQEAYDSIEWVYLKQVMEELGFPTKYTTWVLECVSTVSYSIIINGEPTLPFEAARGLRQGDPMSPFLFAIGMEYLSRMLNGLKEIKEF